One genomic window of Quercus lobata isolate SW786 chromosome 9, ValleyOak3.0 Primary Assembly, whole genome shotgun sequence includes the following:
- the LOC115961942 gene encoding uncharacterized protein LOC115961942, translating to MSFLAWNCRGLGNPCTVRELGDLIRAKDPSVVFLAETWADEARLNDIKRNLSFDNLHFVERINRAGGLALFWKDSVDLHVETSSKNHIDAVVGKGKEGAWRITGFYGEPVTHKRMESWNLLRELNSRMTLPWLCFGDFNEIIRQSEKLGGSVRSQAQMQIFREAIDECGFMDLGFTGSQFTWKRHFNDGHSVWERLDRGMANSDWLLKFAGTMVHHLSSFTSDHCPLWIVPRNLLSPSASKPFRFEEMWLTEKGCTDTVQAVWAVSDPADPGTKVIKKIERCGID from the coding sequence ATGAGTTTCTTAGCatggaactgtcgtgggcttgggaacccatgCACAGTTCGGGAGCTTGGAGATTTAATCcgggcaaaagatccctctgtCGTGTTTTTAGCCGAGACATGGGCAGATGAAGCAAGGCTAAATGacatcaaaagaaatttaaGTTTTGATAATTTGCACTTTGTGGAAAGAATAAATAGAGCTGGGGGTTTGGCTCTGTTTTGGAAAGACTCAGTGGATTTACATGTTGAAACGTCTTCAAAGAATCACATTGATGCGGTggtaggaaaaggaaaagagggAGCTTGGAGAATCACTGGTTTTTACGGTGAGCCTGTGACACACAAAAGAATGGAGTCTTGGAATCTTCTTCGAGAACTCAACTCTCGAATGACACTTCCTTGGCTTtgttttggggattttaatgaaataatcCGTCAATCCGAAAAATTGGGTGGCAGTGTTAGGAGCCAAGCACAAATGCAAATATTTAGAGAAGCCATAGATGAGTGTGGTTTTATGGATCTCGGATTCACAGGCTCTCAATTTACTTGGAAGAGGCATTTCAATGATGGCCATTCGGTGTGGGAAAGATTAGATAGGGGTATGGCAAACAGTGACTGGCTACTTAAATTTGCAGGGACCATGGTTCATCACTTATCATCCTTTACTTCAGATCACTGTCCTTTATGGATTGTGCCAAGAAATTTGCTCTCTCCAAGTGCTTCTAAACCCTTCAGGTTTGAAGAAATGTGGCTAACAGAGAAAGGGTGTACCGATACTGTCCAAGCTGTTTGGGCGGTGAGTGATCCAGCTGACCCGGGCACTAAGGTAATCAAAAAGATAGAGAGATGTGGTATTGATTGA